One segment of Solanum stenotomum isolate F172 chromosome 1, ASM1918654v1, whole genome shotgun sequence DNA contains the following:
- the LOC125851326 gene encoding syntaxin-43-like — protein MASRNRTLVFRKYRDALRSVRIPAGSSPSTSSGHGSGPVIELATTSLLNPNRSYAPLSTEDPGTSSNGTVTVGLPPAWVDLSDEITANVQRVRTKMSELAKAHAKALMPSFGDGKEDQHRIEALTHEITDLLKRSEKKLQRLSAAGPSEDSNVRKNVQRSLATDLQSLSMELRRKQSTYLKRLQQQKEGPDGVDLEMNLNGSHSRRDDDDLDDLGFNEHQMAKLKKSEAFTVEREREIQQVVESVNDLAQIMKDLSVLVIDQGTIVDRIDHNIQNVASTVEDGLKQLKKAERSQKRGGMVMCATVLVIMCFIMLVLLILKEIIF, from the exons ATGGCGAGCAGAAATAGAACGCTCGTGTTTAGAAAGTATAGAGATGCGTTGAGAAGTGTTCGGATCCCGGCGGGCTCTTCACCGTCCACGTCATCCGGACATGGTAGTGGGCCGGTGATCGAATTGGCAACGACGTCTTTGCTTAATCCTAATCGATCTTATGCTCCTCTCAGTACGGAAGACCCCGGAACCTCCAG TAATGGTACAGTTACAGTAGGTCTACCGCCAGCTTGGGTGGACTTATCAGATGAAATCACGGCTAATGTGCAACGGGTCCGGACAAAGATGTCTGAACTAGCCAAAGCTCATGCTAAGGCTTTAATGCCATCATTTGGAGATGGTAAGGAAGATCAGCATCGTATTGAGGCTCTTACCCATGAAATAACTGATCTTCTCAAAAGatcagaaaaaaaattacaaagacTTTCTGCAGCTGGGCCTTCCGAGGATTCAAATGTTAGGAAAAATGTACAG CGCTCTCTTGCTACAGATCTTCAAAGCCTATCAATGGAGCTTCGCAGAAAACAGTCTACTTATTTGAAGCGGCTTCAGCAGCAGAAAGAG GGTCCAGATGGAGTTGACTTGGAAATGAACTTAAATGGGAGCCATTCCAGAAGGGATGATGATGATTTGGATGACTTG GGATTTAATGAGCATCAGATGGCCAAGCTAAAGAAAAGTGAGGCATTCACTGtcgaaagagagagagaaatacaGCAG GTGGTTGAATCAGTGAACGACCTTGCCCAAATTATGAAAGATCTATCAGTTCTGGTGATAGACCAG GGTACTATCGTGGATAGGATAGACCACAATATTCAAAATGTTGCATCAACAGTTGAGGACGGCCTTAAACAACTAAAGAAG GCTGAACGAAGTCAGAAACGAGGTGGAATGGTCATGTGTGCAACAGTTCTAGTTATCATGTGCTTTATAATGCTAGTCCTCTTAATTTTGAAGGAGATAATATTCTGA
- the LOC125851317 gene encoding exonuclease DPD1, chloroplastic/mitochondrial, with the protein MRRAAMCFSLSQFPRCRVHTLTNSWWQSFHHINRIGKGSISSKVLATGKQGLEGRFNSTENRRTLTTKSEGKNKAALSEKTTIRPEILDETTKSEVDIYSSEITEIGSTQYVDIRQTITENKDLAKLMTFIIFDIETTGFSRDRERIIEIALRDLHGGANSTFQTLINPGCIVPNSHVHGITTGMVNRPDVPRMGDLIPILLRYVGSRQKPGGYVVLVAHNARGFDVPFLIKEFSRCSFDIPSNWLFVDTLPLAREVMKSGGSKPKLKLQDLGQHYEIPLVGSAHRAMADVHMLTAVFQRLTFDLKLTIPSLIEGHSFWPSEVGRSKKKKNSG; encoded by the exons ATGAGAAGAGCTGCAATGTGCTTCTCACTGTCACAGTTTCCTCGATGTAGAGTTCATACATTGACTAATTCATGGTGGCAAAGTTTCCATCATATAAATAGGATTGGTAAGGGAAGCATTAGCTCCAAGGTTCTTGCCACTGGTAAACAGGGGCTGGAAGGTAGATTTAATAGTACTGAGAATAGGCGGACTCTAACTACAAAAAGTGAAGGGAAGAATAAGGCTGCCTTAAGTGAAAAAACAACTATCAGACCCGAAATATTGGATGAAACAACAAAATCTGAAGTAGACATATATAGTTCAGAAATAACTGAAATAGGAAGTACACAATATGTTGATATTCGACAAACAATTACTGAAAACAAAGACTTGGCCAAACTCATGACTTTTATCATTTTTGATATTGAGACCACTGGGTTTAGCAGAGATCGTGAAAGAATTATCGAGATTGCATTGCGGGATCTTCATGGGGGTGCAAACAGCACATTCCAGACATTAATCAATCCTGGATGTATTGTTCCAAATTCACATGTCCATGGAATTACCACCGGTATGGTCAACAGGCCTGATGTCCCCAG GATGGGGGACCTCATTCCGATCTTGTTGAGGTATGTAGGAAGCCGCCAGAAACCTGGTGGATATGTGGTGTTGGTTGCACATAATGCTCGTGGTTTTGATGTTCCTTTTCTAATTAAGGAATTCAGTAGATGCTCTTTTGATATTCCCTCAAATTGGTTGTTCGTTGATACTCTTCCTTTGGCGCGTGAAGTCATGAAGTCCGGAG GGTCAAAGCCAAAACTCAAATTGCAAGACCTTGGTCAACACTATGAGATCCCTTTAGTTGGTTCTGCACATAGAGCTATGGCGGATGTGCACATGTTAACAGCAGTTTTTCAACGTCTGACTTTCGACCTGAAGTTGACAATCCCTTCTCTTATCGAAGGGCATTCCTTTTGGCCATCAGAAGTAGGAAggtcaaagaagaagaagaattctGGGTAA